One genomic segment of Hydra vulgaris chromosome 14, alternate assembly HydraT2T_AEP includes these proteins:
- the LOC100203299 gene encoding protein AATF isoform X2: MADVKKRTILDTLKDLEIQSISSSLPFNDPEDDDDIFTSAKVASNNDPNFDDDLLSSKIGSLRNKVSNIEERDIKYFGKKISRKVIENDDSIEAESGSSESDENEESSKHDSSSIQENGSSNGGSDGDGFDEEDYNNDDNDHNGYDDIESDFNIKIDPSKLPSDLKIDKFTCNADNGIENFNTTKVAEDVRKGTATKLQMELLDKFLELRIRLQKSLHIVNRLPQSQNMKMFASQNNLHAKDHYHTAKNSLIELLDQLLKLQSMLFEKNTETSTLLTSETNGIKQIDSDEEITSDSEHEENEKKSQDFDVKSPLNLPSKRKHTLSVKDYEEEISKRHKVALPYHESVINKWYERTRLGSGKINTKNFSAFDKSTLQQINQVLTDKERLVKRTQLKRTPYRILGENETTDSSTPAPDSHLKDYNEQIFDDNDFYHEMLKELIERKTNIGSDDPTTLGRQWLEVQKLRKKIKRKIDTRASKGRKVRYDVHTKLVNFMAPQKDGKMSDQARNDLFSSLFGQTNGLVTR, encoded by the exons ATGGCAGACGTGAAAAAAAGAACTATTCTTGACACTCTAAAGGATTTAGAAATCCAGTCAATTTCTTCTTCACTACCTTTTAATGACCCTGAGGACGACGATGATATTTTTACGTCTGCAAAAGTTGCAAGTAATAATGATCCTAACTTTGACGATGACCTACTATCATCGAAGATAGGAAGTTTACGAAATAAAGTTAGCAATATTGAAGAGCGTGACATTAagtattttggtaaaaaaatatcaagaaaagtTATAG aaaatgatgaTTCCATTGAAGCAGAAAGTGGTTCTTCTGAAAGTGATGAGAATGAAGAAAGTTCAAAACATGATAGCAGTTCTATTCAGGAAAATGGAAGTAGTAATGGTGGTTCTGATGGTGATGGTTTTGATGAAGAGGATTATAACAATGACGATAATGATCACAATGGTTATGATGACATTGAAAGTGATTTCAATATTAAGATAGATCCATCAAAACTACCATCTGACCTAAAAATAGACAAATTTACTTGTAATGCTGATAAtggtattgaaaattttaacactACTAAAGTTGCCGAGGATGTAAGGAAGGGAACAGCCACAAAACTTCAAATGG aacttttagaCAAATTTCTGGAATTAAGAATTCGATTGCAGAAATCTTTACATATTGTTAATCGACTTCCACAAAGTCAAAACATGAAGATGTTTGCATCACAAAATAATCTTCATGCAAAAGATCATTATCATACAG caaaaaactCCTTAATAGAATTACTTGATCAACTTTTAAAGCTTCAATcaatgttatttgaaaaaaatactgaGACAAGTACTTTGCTAACCTCTGAAACAAACGGCATTAAACAAATTGATTCTGATGAGGAAATTACAAGTGATTCAGAACatgaagaaaatgaaaaaaagtccCAAGATTTTGATGTAAAATCACCATTAAATTTGCCGTCAAAGAGAAAGCACACTctt tcagTTAAAGATTACGAAGAAGAAATTAGTAAAAGACATAAAGTAGCTCTACCTTATCATGAATCAGTTATAAATAAATGGTATGAGAGAACAAGATTAGGATCAGGAAAGATAAATACAAAG aatttcaGTGCATTTGACAAATCAACATTGCAGCAGATtaatcaa GTTTTGACTGATAAAGAAAGACTTGTTAAAAGAACACAACTCAAAAGAACACCCTACAGAATCTTAGGAGAAAATGAAACTACAGATTCTTCAACACCg GCACCAGACTCCCATTTGAAGGACTATAATGAGCAAATATTTGATGATAATGATTTCTATCATGAG atgttaaaaGAGTTGATAGAAAGGAAAACCAATATTGGTTCAGATGATCCTACTACTCTTGGCCG gcAATGGTTAGAAGTtcaaaaactaagaaaaaaaattaaaagaaaaattgatacAAGAGCTAGTAAAGGTCGTAAAGTCAG ATATGATGTCCACACAAAGCTAGTAAATTTCATGGCTCCTCAAAAGGATGGGAAAATGTCAGATCAAGCCAg